The following are from one region of the Prevotella communis genome:
- a CDS encoding DUF3575 domain-containing protein, with protein sequence MYTRRAINSRIKQRVALLVVLIISVAFSETISAQKVAVRNNLLYDLTLTPNLGIDVKLGDQWSGGLSAGFNPWPTSDDVSKKWRHLLIAPQLRYWTKGVFEAHSTYWALNLIYSHYNVADVKFPFGMYSDVRDKRLQGDLGALGVSFGYTWRLSRLFRMEAEAGMSGGYAWSKQYACGHCGTYEGRNDKAFLMPKLALNLVFDPRKKPVPEPEPVVVIPVDTMKPEPIPVVKPDIIKQLMAENPVLCDISDYRPYDPTKPMRRDSAALLVHFELDKYDLKRDFRQNAATLDRVISLTRQIVADSTAEVRLIQIIGFASIEGRIRHNEMLGEQRAIALKRYIQNAVEVPDSMFELNNGGEAWAEFRDQIAELIEKHDDKSGTTVAELKRAISIIDNEPAADHREQRLRVLNGGRTWNYIKEHVLADQRNSGYMRIYLERKNP encoded by the coding sequence ATGTATACGCGTAGAGCCATAAACAGTAGAATAAAGCAACGCGTTGCCCTATTAGTAGTGCTGATAATTTCTGTCGCGTTTTCAGAAACTATCAGTGCCCAGAAAGTGGCTGTGCGTAATAATCTGCTTTATGACTTAACGCTGACACCAAACCTCGGTATTGACGTGAAATTAGGCGACCAATGGTCGGGAGGCCTGAGTGCCGGTTTCAATCCTTGGCCAACAAGCGATGATGTTAGCAAGAAATGGCGTCATTTGCTGATTGCTCCTCAGTTGCGCTACTGGACGAAAGGTGTTTTCGAGGCTCATTCTACCTACTGGGCACTTAACTTGATTTATAGCCATTACAACGTGGCCGATGTGAAATTCCCATTTGGCATGTATAGCGATGTGCGCGACAAACGTCTGCAGGGCGACTTGGGTGCATTGGGCGTGTCGTTTGGATATACTTGGCGCCTGAGCCGACTGTTCCGTATGGAGGCTGAGGCTGGCATGAGTGGTGGCTATGCATGGAGTAAGCAGTATGCCTGCGGACATTGCGGTACGTATGAGGGACGTAATGACAAGGCATTCCTGATGCCGAAGTTGGCGCTGAACCTGGTATTTGACCCAAGAAAGAAACCTGTACCAGAGCCAGAACCCGTTGTCGTGATACCAGTGGATACCATGAAACCAGAACCTATCCCTGTAGTGAAGCCTGATATCATCAAGCAGTTGATGGCGGAGAATCCTGTGCTTTGCGATATCTCGGATTACCGACCCTACGACCCCACGAAACCTATGCGTCGTGACTCTGCCGCTTTGCTGGTACACTTCGAATTGGATAAATACGACCTGAAGCGTGACTTCCGCCAGAATGCCGCAACACTGGATCGTGTTATCAGTCTGACGCGTCAGATTGTGGCCGACTCTACTGCAGAGGTTCGTCTGATTCAGATTATCGGTTTCGCCTCTATCGAGGGTCGAATCAGGCACAACGAGATGCTGGGTGAACAGCGTGCTATTGCTCTGAAGCGCTACATCCAGAATGCTGTGGAAGTGCCTGACTCCATGTTTGAACTGAACAATGGCGGTGAGGCATGGGCTGAGTTCCGTGACCAGATTGCCGAACTGATAGAGAAGCACGATGATAAGTCGGGAACTACGGTTGCTGAACTGAAGCGTGCCATCAGTATCATAGATAATGAACCCGCTGCCGACCATCGTGAACAGCGCCTGCGTGTTCTCAACGGCGGACGTACCTGGAACTATATCAAGGAGCACGTTCTGGCCGATCAGCGTAACTCTGGATATATGCGTATTTACCTTGAACGAAAAAATCCTTAA
- a CDS encoding SIR2 family NAD-dependent protein deacylase: MKKKIVVLTGAGMSVESGLRTFRDADGLWEEYPVQQVATHEGWEANPTLVTNFYNMLRKKCWGVKPNEGHKLVAALEEKYEVTVVTQNVDNLHEQAGSTKVIHLHGELMKVCSSRDVDNPRFQQTLTPDNCEIVPGTKAGDGSLLRPFIVFFGEAVPLISVAAEEAQTADIFIVIGTSLNVYPAAGLLHYVRPGVPIYLIDPNPVSAGSEVKQIQKGASEGMRELTQLLM, encoded by the coding sequence ATGAAGAAGAAAATTGTTGTGTTGACAGGTGCTGGCATGTCTGTGGAAAGCGGGTTGCGTACATTTCGTGATGCTGACGGCTTGTGGGAGGAATATCCCGTGCAGCAGGTGGCTACTCATGAGGGATGGGAGGCCAATCCGACGTTGGTGACAAATTTCTATAACATGCTGCGTAAGAAATGCTGGGGCGTAAAACCTAATGAGGGACACAAGCTGGTGGCTGCCCTGGAAGAAAAATATGAGGTCACGGTGGTGACGCAAAATGTGGATAACCTGCATGAACAGGCCGGTTCGACCAAGGTGATACATCTGCATGGTGAACTGATGAAGGTGTGCTCCAGTCGTGATGTGGACAATCCGCGCTTCCAGCAGACGCTGACGCCTGACAACTGCGAGATTGTGCCTGGTACAAAAGCTGGCGACGGCTCTCTTCTGCGTCCTTTTATTGTGTTCTTTGGTGAGGCGGTACCCTTGATATCTGTGGCCGCCGAAGAAGCTCAGACTGCTGATATCTTCATCGTGATAGGCACCAGCTTGAATGTTTACCCTGCTGCCGGACTGCTGCATTACGTGCGCCCGGGTGTACCTATTTATCTTATAGACCCCAATCCTGTGAGTGCTGGAAGTGAGGTGAAGCAGATTCAAAAAGGAGCCAGTGAGGGGATGCGCGAATTGACGCAATTACTGATGTAA
- a CDS encoding DUF3737 family protein codes for MELIKNQHFEGERPLFESHHLRLENVTIGDGESAIKECSDIEAENCRFWGKYPFWHVDKFIIQDCQFDAGARSALWYSSYLLMRDTRIDAPKMFREMHHLHLDNVVINDADETFWRCQFIEAKNLELHEGTYPFMFCDFVRIDGLKCDSKYVFQYCRNVELRNANIVTKDSFWECENVNIYDSVLDGEYLAWHSKNVRLVNCHLVGEQLLCYADNLVLENCTFDKSCDRVFEYSHVNADIRGHIENIKNPSSGHIVADSIGSITIDKNVKQPNDCVIETRQ; via the coding sequence ATGGAATTAATAAAAAATCAGCATTTTGAGGGCGAACGCCCACTATTTGAGTCGCACCATCTGCGACTCGAGAATGTCACTATTGGCGATGGCGAGAGCGCCATCAAGGAATGTTCGGACATTGAAGCCGAGAACTGCCGTTTCTGGGGAAAATACCCCTTCTGGCATGTAGATAAATTCATCATACAAGACTGTCAGTTTGATGCCGGTGCCCGCTCAGCCCTTTGGTATAGCAGCTACCTGCTGATGCGCGACACACGTATCGATGCCCCAAAGATGTTCCGCGAGATGCACCATCTCCACCTGGACAACGTTGTTATCAATGATGCCGACGAGACATTCTGGCGATGCCAGTTCATTGAGGCAAAGAATCTTGAGCTGCATGAAGGCACCTATCCGTTCATGTTCTGTGACTTCGTACGAATCGATGGTCTGAAATGCGACTCAAAATACGTGTTTCAGTATTGCAGGAACGTGGAACTGAGAAATGCGAACATCGTTACAAAAGACTCTTTCTGGGAATGCGAGAACGTCAACATCTACGACTCCGTGCTCGACGGTGAATACCTGGCCTGGCACTCTAAGAATGTACGCCTGGTGAATTGTCACCTCGTTGGCGAACAGCTCCTGTGCTATGCCGACAATCTGGTGCTCGAGAACTGTACCTTCGACAAATCGTGCGACCGCGTGTTTGAATACAGTCATGTCAATGCCGACATCCGCGGACATATTGAGAATATCAAGAACCCCTCAAGCGGACATATCGTGGCAGACAGCATCGGCAGCATCACCATCGACAAGAACGTGAAACAGCCCAACGACTGTGTGATAGAAACCAGACAATGA
- a CDS encoding MalY/PatB family protein, whose translation MKYNFDEIVDRRGTGCVKWDEMPNGSVIPLWVADMDFKAAPAIQAALRKRMEHGIFGYTIVEEPYYGSIISWFQRRHQWTIRREEILYTTGVVPAMSVAIKALTMPGEKVLILSPDYNCFFSSIRNNGCEVSESILQFSSSDNRFEVDWQDFESKCADEKTTVFLLCNPHNPTGRVWTKEELERMNTICMKYGVKVVSDEIHCELIMPGHRFQPFAAVSEACRQNSVILNSPSKSFNIAGLQIANIICSQPEWRRRLDRAININEVCDVNPFGPVALMAAYNESEDWLDELNAYLWDNYTVLCDFVAKNLPQWKMTPLEGTYLPWVDITATGLSSQEYADHLLQNAKVWVNPGTMYGPQSGEGYIRLNIACTKALLLEALNRIASCK comes from the coding sequence ATGAAATACAATTTCGATGAAATAGTAGACCGTCGCGGCACAGGCTGTGTGAAGTGGGATGAGATGCCAAATGGGTCCGTCATACCCCTCTGGGTGGCCGATATGGATTTCAAGGCAGCACCAGCCATTCAGGCTGCCTTGCGTAAACGGATGGAGCATGGCATCTTTGGCTATACTATTGTAGAAGAGCCGTACTACGGTTCTATTATCTCCTGGTTCCAGCGTCGCCACCAGTGGACCATCCGCCGTGAAGAGATTCTCTACACCACCGGTGTGGTGCCTGCCATGTCGGTTGCCATCAAGGCGCTGACAATGCCAGGAGAGAAAGTACTTATCCTATCGCCCGACTACAACTGTTTCTTTTCCAGCATCCGTAATAACGGCTGTGAGGTATCAGAGAGCATACTGCAATTCAGCAGCAGCGACAACCGCTTCGAGGTTGACTGGCAGGATTTCGAGTCGAAATGTGCCGACGAGAAAACCACCGTGTTCCTGCTTTGTAATCCTCACAACCCCACGGGTCGTGTATGGACAAAGGAAGAACTGGAGCGCATGAACACTATCTGCATGAAATATGGTGTCAAGGTGGTGAGCGATGAGATTCACTGTGAACTCATCATGCCAGGTCATCGTTTCCAGCCCTTTGCGGCTGTGAGCGAGGCCTGCCGACAGAACAGCGTCATACTGAACTCGCCCTCGAAATCATTCAACATAGCCGGTCTGCAGATTGCCAATATCATCTGCAGTCAACCCGAATGGCGCCGCCGACTGGACCGTGCCATCAATATTAATGAGGTGTGCGACGTGAATCCCTTTGGTCCCGTAGCCCTGATGGCAGCCTATAACGAGAGCGAGGACTGGCTAGACGAACTCAACGCTTATCTCTGGGATAACTACACTGTTCTTTGCGATTTCGTCGCAAAGAACCTCCCCCAATGGAAAATGACGCCTCTTGAAGGCACCTACCTGCCATGGGTAGATATCACCGCCACCGGTCTCTCCTCTCAGGAATATGCCGACCACCTGCTGCAGAATGCCAAGGTGTGGGTGAACCCAGGCACCATGTATGGTCCCCAAAGCGGCGAAGGCTATATCCGCCTGAACATAGCGTGTACCAAGGCATTATTACTGGAAGCATTAAACAGAATAGCATCATGCAAATAG
- a CDS encoding C-GCAxxG-C-C family protein: MQIDREQRIRKAEELFMQGFNCSQSVVAAFADLYGYTEEQALRMSAGFGGGIGRLRLSCGAFNALALLAGLDCGSVTPGDREGKSYNYKVVQELAAHFKEEHGSLICAELLKLKKGAPLTYEASERTAEYYKQRPCVNQIISAARIYCDYLEKKESM, encoded by the coding sequence ATGCAAATAGACAGGGAACAACGTATCCGCAAGGCAGAGGAACTCTTTATGCAGGGTTTCAACTGCTCACAGTCAGTGGTGGCTGCTTTTGCCGATCTCTATGGTTATACCGAAGAACAAGCCCTGCGTATGAGCGCCGGCTTTGGCGGTGGCATCGGACGCCTACGCCTGTCGTGTGGTGCCTTCAACGCATTAGCTTTACTAGCAGGACTGGATTGCGGTTCGGTGACCCCTGGCGATCGCGAGGGGAAGTCCTATAATTATAAAGTGGTACAGGAACTGGCAGCACACTTCAAGGAAGAGCACGGCAGTCTGATTTGTGCCGAACTCTTGAAACTCAAGAAGGGGGCACCCCTAACCTACGAAGCCTCAGAGCGCACCGCAGAATACTACAAGCAGCGCCCTTGCGTCAACCAGATTATCTCCGCGGCACGCATCTACTGCGACTACCTAGAGAAAAAGGAATCCATGTAA